In the genome of Nocardia sp. NBC_00416, one region contains:
- a CDS encoding lipoprotein LpqH, whose translation MNTTLFRIAAVALAASATLLLSACGDDAASTPAAPADTTSAAQPAPGGDAAGASTALVDGKALTGDFDTTCAKQGNTLALALTDTDNAQYGRLSVSASIVDDTTVQAVAIAGSQGGSSGMPYAVGYGNGQPGGSAKVAADGDTFTVTGSGIGAPDMADPLAGPATVTFEITFACANIVGA comes from the coding sequence ATGAACACCACGCTCTTCCGCATCGCCGCCGTCGCTCTCGCCGCCTCCGCCACCCTGCTGCTGTCCGCCTGCGGGGACGACGCCGCGAGCACCCCGGCCGCCCCGGCCGACACCACTTCCGCCGCCCAGCCGGCGCCCGGCGGCGACGCGGCGGGCGCATCGACGGCGCTGGTCGACGGCAAAGCCCTCACCGGCGATTTCGACACCACCTGCGCCAAGCAGGGCAACACCCTGGCCCTGGCGCTGACCGATACCGACAACGCCCAGTACGGCCGGCTCAGCGTCAGCGCCAGCATCGTCGACGACACGACGGTGCAGGCGGTGGCCATCGCGGGCAGCCAGGGCGGATCGTCCGGGATGCCCTACGCGGTCGGCTACGGCAACGGCCAGCCCGGCGGCTCGGCGAAGGTCGCCGCCGACGGCGACACCTTCACCGTCACCGGTTCGGGCATCGGCGCTCCCGATATGGCCGACCCGCTGGCCGGGCCCGCCACGGTGACCTTCGAGATCACCTTCGCCTGCGCGAACATCGTCGGCGCCTGA
- a CDS encoding aminotransferase class V-fold PLP-dependent enzyme: MVDEQRVRGDTPGVGTGSVFLDSAGSSLPPRIVTDTVVDHLRREAEIGGYRAANERLADLAGVKDAIATLLHTTPDTVALSDSATRAWSDFFYAVPLRPGDRILVSGADYASNAIAALQRARATGARVEQIPNDEVGRLDPDALAAMMDERVRLVSLLHVPTNGGLVNPVAAAARIAREAGALVVLDACQSAGQLPLDVTELGVDALSATGRKWLRGPRGTGFLYLRPELAAAMEPGRLDLHSAAWTGPDEYRMAPDASRFEFWEHDVAARLGLGAAVRYLLDLGPDAVYAAIAERAEYLRGALGELRGVTVRDLGVEHSGIVSFTVAGTVPVEVRDRLLGKDITVTVSHRGSTLLDMTARGLDSVVRASPHCFVDRAELDRFVAAVAAL; the protein is encoded by the coding sequence ATGGTCGATGAGCAGCGAGTACGCGGTGATACACCCGGGGTCGGCACCGGAAGCGTTTTTCTGGACAGCGCGGGATCTTCGCTCCCGCCGCGGATCGTGACCGATACCGTCGTGGACCACCTGCGTCGCGAGGCCGAGATCGGCGGATACCGGGCCGCCAACGAACGCCTCGCCGATCTCGCCGGGGTCAAGGACGCGATCGCCACCCTGTTGCACACGACGCCCGACACCGTCGCCCTCAGCGACAGTGCCACCCGTGCGTGGTCGGATTTCTTCTACGCCGTCCCGCTGCGCCCCGGCGACCGGATCCTCGTCTCGGGCGCCGACTACGCCAGCAACGCCATCGCGGCCCTGCAACGCGCCCGTGCCACCGGGGCCCGGGTGGAGCAGATCCCGAACGACGAGGTGGGTCGCCTCGACCCCGACGCCCTGGCCGCCATGATGGACGAGCGGGTGCGGCTGGTGTCGCTGCTGCACGTGCCCACCAACGGGGGACTGGTGAACCCGGTGGCCGCGGCGGCGCGGATCGCCCGCGAGGCCGGGGCGCTGGTGGTGCTCGACGCCTGTCAGTCCGCGGGACAGCTGCCGCTCGATGTCACCGAACTCGGCGTGGACGCGCTGTCGGCCACGGGCCGCAAATGGTTGCGCGGCCCGCGCGGCACCGGGTTCCTCTATCTGCGGCCCGAGCTCGCCGCCGCCATGGAACCAGGACGGCTCGATCTGCACAGCGCCGCGTGGACCGGTCCGGACGAGTACCGGATGGCGCCGGACGCGTCGCGGTTCGAGTTCTGGGAGCACGATGTGGCGGCGCGGCTGGGCCTCGGCGCGGCGGTGCGGTATCTGCTCGACCTCGGTCCCGACGCGGTCTATGCCGCGATAGCCGAGCGCGCCGAGTATCTGCGCGGGGCACTCGGTGAGCTGCGCGGGGTCACCGTCCGCGACCTCGGGGTGGAACACAGTGGCATCGTCTCGTTCACCGTGGCCGGGACGGTACCCGTGGAGGTCCGGGACCGTCTGCTCGGCAAGGACATCACGGTCACCGTCAGCCATCGCGGCTCGACGCTGCTCGATATGACCGCGCGCGGTCTGGATTCCGTTGTGCGCGCCTCGCCGCACTGTTTCGTCGACCGTGCCGAGTTGGACCGGTTCGTCGCGGCCGTCGCCGCGCTCTGA
- the egtA gene encoding ergothioneine biosynthesis glutamate--cysteine ligase EgtA yields MAVTLEHPEWTSDRSPHPALSSRAAAEAYVGGVCFKLGPPALIGAELEWFTVCRTGRSARRSAPQPTRDCAHHLFTGPRPTTELLARALGPYAPRSIAPDSPAHPLPGGSRVTVEPGGQIELSSIAVAEAAELCARLGADQRRLRELLHAGSIRMVAAAADPARTPHCQLQLPRYRAMEDYFTRIGPYGRLMMSNTAAAQVSLDIGADHAELTARWTALHAVGPALIAAFACSPVLRGAPTGDWASQRMRTWLHLDPDRACPPVADWADPVTGYAAWALDAPLLCVRRPEADARVAWSAPPGATFTDWISGDLDEVIGRRPDIGDLDYHLTTLFPPVRPAGYFEVRYLDAQPGDGWTVPITVLNALLSTPAAVADATSAAAPGAGRWADAARHGLADPDLRAAAVSVLEVAAAHIPSPGPDVHAAVRRCADGRAPQHEDHRG; encoded by the coding sequence ATGGCGGTCACGCTCGAACACCCGGAATGGACCAGCGACCGATCCCCGCACCCGGCACTGTCCAGCCGAGCGGCGGCCGAAGCGTACGTCGGCGGGGTCTGTTTCAAACTCGGCCCACCGGCTCTCATCGGCGCCGAACTGGAATGGTTCACCGTCTGCCGTACCGGTCGGTCGGCACGCCGGAGCGCACCGCAGCCGACCCGGGACTGCGCACATCACCTGTTCACCGGCCCCCGGCCCACGACCGAACTTCTCGCCCGAGCGCTGGGCCCCTACGCGCCCCGCTCGATCGCACCGGATTCCCCCGCCCACCCGCTACCCGGCGGCAGCCGGGTCACCGTCGAGCCCGGCGGGCAGATCGAACTCTCCAGCATCGCCGTCGCCGAGGCCGCCGAACTGTGCGCCCGGCTCGGCGCCGACCAGCGGCGGTTGCGCGAACTCCTGCACGCCGGATCCATTCGGATGGTCGCCGCCGCGGCGGACCCGGCCCGGACCCCGCACTGTCAGCTGCAACTCCCGCGCTACCGGGCGATGGAGGACTATTTCACCCGGATCGGCCCGTACGGCCGGCTCATGATGAGCAATACCGCGGCGGCGCAGGTCAGCCTCGATATCGGCGCCGATCACGCCGAACTCACCGCCCGGTGGACCGCGCTGCACGCCGTCGGTCCGGCGCTGATCGCGGCCTTCGCCTGCTCGCCTGTCCTGCGCGGCGCCCCCACCGGCGACTGGGCCTCCCAGCGGATGCGCACCTGGCTGCATCTGGATCCGGACCGCGCCTGCCCGCCCGTCGCCGACTGGGCCGACCCCGTGACCGGCTATGCCGCCTGGGCACTGGACGCGCCCCTACTGTGCGTGCGGCGGCCCGAAGCCGACGCACGGGTCGCGTGGTCGGCGCCGCCCGGCGCCACCTTCACCGACTGGATATCGGGCGATCTGGACGAGGTGATCGGCCGCCGCCCCGATATCGGAGATCTCGACTACCACCTGACCACACTGTTCCCGCCGGTCCGCCCGGCCGGGTATTTCGAGGTCCGCTACCTCGACGCCCAGCCGGGCGACGGCTGGACGGTGCCGATCACCGTCCTGAACGCGCTCCTGTCCACCCCGGCCGCCGTGGCCGACGCGACGTCCGCCGCCGCACCCGGTGCCGGACGCTGGGCCGACGCCGCCCGTCACGGCCTCGCCGATCCGGATCTGCGGGCCGCCGCTGTCTCCGTGCTGGAGGTGGCGGCCGCGCACATCCCGTCCCCCGGACCCGACGTGCACGCCGCGGTCCGCCGCTGCGCCGACGGGCGGGCGCCACAGCACGAGGACCACCGTGGGTGA
- the egtB gene encoding ergothioneine biosynthesis protein EgtB, which produces MQPNTDRSHTERLRDTIAATLTRAGQRTAALTDCVDEAELRAQHSPLMSPLVWDLAHIANQEELWLVRDVGGREPVRADIDDLYDAFKHARPNRPRLPLLDPAEARAYAGTVREKVLDVLERNPLRGNVLVEGGFAFGMIAQHEQQHDETMLATHQLRTGTAVLSAPTPPVATTVVRGEVVIPAGDFTMGTSTDPWALDNERPAHPVRVPAFAIDATPVSNAQYLAFVADGGYDRRELWSERGWSHRREAGLTAPQFWERDSDGQWWRRVFGVRRPLRPEQPVVHVCWFEAEAYAKWAGRRLPTEAEWEKAARYDPDTGRTRAYPWGDADPGPEHANLGQRHLEPADIGAYPAGASPAGVHQLIGDVWEWTSSGFHPYPGFRAFPYREYSEVFFGGDYRVLRGGSFGTDPVACRGTFRNWDHPIRRQIFAGFRLARTVGPEEA; this is translated from the coding sequence ATCCAGCCGAATACCGACCGTTCACACACCGAGCGGCTACGCGACACCATCGCGGCCACTCTCACCCGGGCCGGTCAGCGCACCGCCGCGTTGACCGACTGCGTCGACGAAGCCGAGCTGCGCGCCCAGCACTCGCCGCTGATGAGCCCGCTGGTCTGGGATCTGGCGCATATCGCGAACCAGGAGGAGTTGTGGCTGGTCCGCGATGTCGGCGGCCGGGAGCCGGTACGCGCCGATATCGACGACCTCTACGACGCGTTCAAACACGCCCGGCCGAACCGGCCGCGGCTACCGCTGCTGGATCCGGCCGAGGCCCGCGCCTATGCCGGCACCGTGCGCGAGAAGGTCTTGGATGTCCTGGAGCGCAACCCGCTCCGGGGCAACGTGCTCGTCGAGGGCGGTTTCGCCTTCGGGATGATCGCCCAGCACGAACAGCAGCACGACGAGACCATGCTCGCCACCCATCAGCTGCGAACCGGGACCGCGGTCCTGTCCGCGCCCACCCCGCCCGTGGCCACCACGGTGGTGCGCGGTGAGGTCGTGATCCCCGCCGGGGACTTCACGATGGGCACCTCCACCGATCCGTGGGCCCTGGACAACGAGCGCCCCGCGCACCCGGTGCGGGTCCCCGCGTTCGCGATCGACGCCACCCCGGTCAGCAACGCGCAGTACCTCGCGTTCGTCGCCGACGGCGGCTACGACCGAAGGGAACTGTGGTCCGAACGCGGGTGGTCGCACCGCCGCGAGGCCGGGCTCACCGCGCCCCAGTTCTGGGAGCGCGACTCCGACGGACAGTGGTGGCGGCGAGTGTTCGGGGTTCGCCGCCCGCTGCGCCCGGAACAGCCGGTGGTGCACGTGTGCTGGTTCGAGGCCGAGGCCTACGCGAAGTGGGCCGGTCGCCGCCTGCCCACCGAGGCGGAATGGGAGAAGGCGGCCCGCTACGACCCGGATACCGGCCGCACCCGCGCCTACCCGTGGGGCGATGCCGATCCCGGACCAGAGCACGCCAATCTCGGCCAGCGCCACCTCGAACCCGCCGATATCGGCGCCTACCCCGCGGGCGCCTCGCCCGCGGGAGTCCACCAGCTGATCGGCGACGTCTGGGAGTGGACGTCCTCCGGATTCCACCCCTACCCCGGTTTCCGCGCCTTCCCGTACCGGGAGTACTCCGAGGTGTTCTTCGGCGGCGACTACAGGGTCCTGCGCGGGGGTTCGTTCGGCACCGATCCGGTCGCCTGCCGGGGCACCTTCCGCAACTGGGATCATCCGATCCGCCGGCAGATCTTCGCCGGGTTCCGGCTGGCCCGCACCGTGGGCCCGGAAGAGGCGTGA
- the egtC gene encoding ergothioneine biosynthesis protein EgtC produces the protein MCRHIGYVGVPVPVGEILTRGPHSLRTQSWAPRDMRGGGTINADGFGVAWWGSGPVPVTRYRNADPIWTDPAVEEVLPQLTSPAVLGVVRSATVGMPVQRSACAPFLWDRWAFSHNGVIPRWRSVLTAVLSDLDVAATRAGMTRRYETSHLLEAEALTDSAALWELLRRLLDPEPPAGLAETPGTALRLLVTGVLHHAPDSRVNLLLGDGGGLWATTCYHSLSALITDEFAILSSEPYDDDPRWQPLPDRSLVHAEPGRLSVETLEAGRSTATESLPL, from the coding sequence ATGTGCCGCCACATCGGCTATGTGGGCGTCCCGGTACCGGTCGGCGAGATACTGACCCGGGGCCCGCATTCGCTGCGCACCCAGTCCTGGGCACCGCGGGATATGCGCGGCGGCGGAACCATCAACGCCGACGGATTCGGCGTCGCGTGGTGGGGTTCGGGCCCGGTGCCCGTCACGCGCTATCGCAACGCCGATCCGATCTGGACGGATCCGGCGGTCGAGGAGGTCCTGCCCCAGTTGACCTCACCCGCGGTACTCGGGGTGGTCCGGTCGGCCACCGTCGGTATGCCGGTGCAGCGTTCGGCGTGTGCGCCGTTCCTCTGGGATCGGTGGGCGTTCAGCCACAACGGGGTGATCCCGCGGTGGCGGTCGGTTCTCACGGCCGTACTGTCCGATCTCGACGTCGCCGCGACTCGCGCGGGCATGACGAGGCGTTATGAGACCAGCCATCTGCTCGAGGCCGAGGCCCTGACCGATTCGGCGGCACTGTGGGAGCTGCTGCGTCGCCTGCTGGATCCCGAGCCGCCCGCCGGTCTGGCCGAAACACCCGGCACGGCGCTGCGCCTGCTGGTCACCGGAGTGCTGCACCACGCGCCCGACTCCCGGGTGAACCTGCTGCTCGGCGACGGCGGCGGGTTGTGGGCCACCACCTGCTATCACTCGCTGTCCGCACTGATCACCGACGAGTTCGCGATCCTCTCCTCCGAACCCTACGATGACGACCCCCGGTGGCAGCCCCTGCCCGACCGGAGCCTCGTGCACGCCGAACCCGGCCGGCTGAGCGTCGAAACGCTGGAAGCCGGCCGATCCACCGCGACCGAAAGTCTGCCGCTATGA
- the egtD gene encoding L-histidine N(alpha)-methyltransferase, protein MTQPIVEVHLTDDDLTAALRADARRGLTASPKWLPPKWFYDARGSELFEQITALPEYYPTRTERALLESVAGAIARTAAAEVLVELGSGSAAKTRILLNALTAEGPLKTYVPQDVSASALRASADDVAAEFPGLAVHGVVSDFTDTLGTLPRGGRRMIAFLGGTIGNMVPAERAEFLTGIHDVLEPGEQLLLGAGLIVDPEILVPAYDDAAGVTAEFNRNVLRVINSRLAADFDPEAFRHIAHWDPDNEWIEMRLEATRDMTVTVSELGLTVRFARGEHLRTEISAKFHLHTLDSELRAAGFVTEHAWTDPDDRFALVLAART, encoded by the coding sequence ATGACCCAACCCATCGTGGAAGTCCATCTCACCGACGACGATCTGACCGCCGCGCTGCGCGCCGACGCGCGCCGCGGGCTCACCGCCAGCCCGAAATGGCTGCCCCCGAAATGGTTCTACGATGCGCGCGGTAGCGAACTGTTCGAGCAGATCACCGCCCTTCCCGAGTACTACCCCACCCGCACCGAACGCGCCCTGCTGGAATCGGTCGCGGGCGCGATCGCACGCACCGCGGCGGCGGAGGTCCTGGTCGAACTGGGTTCCGGTTCGGCGGCGAAGACACGGATCCTGCTGAATGCCCTCACCGCGGAGGGCCCACTGAAAACCTATGTGCCCCAAGATGTCTCGGCGTCAGCGCTGCGGGCCTCGGCCGACGATGTGGCGGCGGAGTTTCCCGGCCTGGCGGTCCACGGGGTGGTCAGCGATTTCACCGACACCCTGGGCACGCTGCCGCGGGGCGGACGCCGGATGATCGCCTTTCTCGGCGGCACGATCGGCAATATGGTCCCCGCCGAACGTGCCGAATTCCTCACCGGAATCCACGACGTACTCGAACCGGGCGAACAGTTGCTACTGGGCGCCGGACTGATCGTGGACCCGGAGATCCTGGTTCCGGCCTACGACGACGCCGCCGGTGTCACCGCGGAATTCAACCGGAACGTCCTGCGGGTTATCAATTCCCGGTTGGCGGCCGATTTCGATCCCGAGGCCTTCCGTCATATCGCGCACTGGGACCCGGACAACGAGTGGATCGAAATGCGGTTGGAGGCCACGCGGGATATGACCGTCACCGTGTCCGAACTCGGCTTGACGGTTCGCTTCGCCCGCGGCGAACACCTGCGCACCGAGATCTCCGCGAAGTTCCACCTGCACACTCTGGACAGCGAACTGCGGGCGGCCGGTTTCGTCACCGAACACGCCTGGACCGATCCCGACGACCGCTTCGCCCTGGTTCTGGCGGCCCGGACCTGA
- the pth gene encoding aminoacyl-tRNA hydrolase, with amino-acid sequence MADTAPTLIVGLGNPGPAYERTRHNVGFLVADSLAERVGGRFTAHKKSGADLLQARLDGRQVLIAKPRSFMNLSGRPVAALARFFSVPPTEVVVVHDELDLPFGEIKLKRGGGEGGHNGLRSISGALTTKDYVRTRIGIGRPPGRQDPADFVLKPFSAAERKELPVVVEQAADAVELLLRVGLEMAQNRLH; translated from the coding sequence ATGGCCGATACCGCGCCGACGCTCATCGTCGGCCTGGGCAACCCGGGTCCCGCCTATGAGCGCACCCGGCACAATGTGGGCTTCCTGGTCGCCGACTCGCTCGCGGAGCGGGTCGGCGGCCGGTTCACCGCCCACAAGAAATCGGGCGCGGATCTGTTGCAGGCCCGGTTGGACGGCAGACAGGTGCTGATCGCGAAACCGCGATCGTTCATGAACCTGTCCGGCCGTCCGGTGGCCGCACTGGCCCGATTCTTCTCGGTCCCGCCGACCGAGGTCGTGGTCGTCCACGACGAGCTCGATCTCCCGTTCGGTGAGATCAAGCTCAAACGCGGCGGCGGTGAGGGCGGGCACAACGGCCTGCGGTCGATATCCGGAGCCCTCACCACCAAGGACTATGTGCGCACCCGTATCGGCATCGGGCGCCCGCCCGGCCGCCAGGATCCGGCCGATTTCGTGCTCAAACCGTTCTCCGCGGCCGAGCGCAAGGAACTGCCGGTCGTGGTCGAACAGGCGGCCGACGCCGTGGAACTGCTGCTGCGGGTGGGCTTGGAGATGGCGCAGAACCGGCTCCACTGA
- a CDS encoding 50S ribosomal protein L25/general stress protein Ctc: MSDVNLLEAKIRTEFGKGAARRTRRAGNVPAVLYGHQSDPQHLSLDAQEFAAILRQHGTNAVLNLNIDGKKQLALTKSVVVHPIRRYIEHADLLIVQRGEAVTADVPVTLTGEAGPGTLVTQEANTISVSADALNIPESIEVSVAGAVVGTQITAASLELPKGVSLAVDPETLIVNVVEPRAAEPEPEAEATEAESAE; the protein is encoded by the coding sequence ATGTCCGACGTCAACCTTCTCGAAGCGAAGATCCGCACCGAGTTCGGCAAGGGCGCCGCGCGCCGTACCCGCCGCGCGGGCAACGTGCCGGCAGTGCTGTACGGGCACCAGTCGGATCCCCAGCATCTGTCGCTGGACGCTCAGGAATTCGCGGCCATCCTGCGCCAGCACGGCACCAACGCGGTGCTGAACCTGAACATCGACGGCAAGAAGCAGCTCGCGCTGACCAAGTCGGTCGTGGTGCACCCCATCCGCCGCTACATCGAGCACGCCGACCTGCTGATCGTGCAGCGCGGCGAAGCCGTCACCGCCGACGTCCCGGTCACCCTGACCGGTGAGGCCGGCCCGGGCACCCTGGTCACCCAGGAGGCCAACACCATCTCCGTCTCGGCCGACGCCCTGAACATTCCGGAGTCGATCGAGGTCTCCGTGGCCGGCGCCGTGGTCGGCACGCAGATCACCGCCGCGTCGCTGGAACTGCCCAAGGGCGTCAGCCTGGCCGTTGATCCCGAGACTCTCATCGTGAACGTCGTCGAGCCCCGCGCCGCCGAGCCGGAGCCCGAGGCCGAGGCCACCGAGGCCGAGAGCGCCGAATAA
- a CDS encoding peptide chain release factor 3 yields the protein MGCPRSSAERVCPLTASTEGSVAPAARGLAAEVSRRRTFAVISHPDAGKSTLTEALALHARKISEAGAIHGKAGRKSTVSDWMEMEKARGISVSSTALQFNYRAAGSEVDNVINLVDTPGHSDFSEDTYRVLTAVDAAVMLIDAAKGLEPQTLKLFQVCRHRGIPVITVINKWDRPGRAPLELLDEIEERIGLTPTPLFLPVGIAGDFRGLLRRGPDGAAAEYIHFTRTAGGATIAPEESLTPASAEVREGEPWTTAAEESELLSATGQDHDQELFLAGQTSPVIYASAMLNFGVRQILETLVALAPAPGSRDAVDGTPRAPKDPFSAVVFKVQAGMDTAHRDRLAFMRIVSGEFERGMVVTHAQTGRPFATKYALTVFGRERSTVDTAYPGDVVGLVNATALAPGHTLFVDKKVEFPPIPSFAPEHFAALRAQSAGKYKQFRKAIDQLDSEGVVQVLRNDSRGDASPVLAAVGPMQFEVVTARMQGEFGVETQLDNLAYTIARRTDAASAPELDRQRGVEVFTRSDGAILAVFSDKWRLQYIQKEMPDLTLEPLVAAAD from the coding sequence ATGGGCTGTCCCCGCTCTTCCGCCGAAAGGGTATGTCCGTTGACCGCCTCTACCGAGGGCTCCGTCGCGCCCGCCGCGCGCGGGTTGGCCGCCGAGGTGTCGCGGCGCCGCACTTTCGCCGTGATCTCCCATCCCGACGCGGGTAAATCGACCCTGACCGAAGCTCTCGCGCTGCATGCCCGCAAGATCTCCGAGGCGGGCGCCATCCACGGCAAAGCGGGGCGTAAGTCGACGGTGTCGGACTGGATGGAGATGGAGAAGGCGCGCGGGATCTCGGTGAGCTCCACCGCGCTGCAGTTCAACTACCGGGCCGCGGGCTCCGAGGTCGACAATGTGATCAACCTCGTCGACACCCCCGGCCACTCCGATTTCTCCGAGGACACCTACCGGGTCCTGACCGCCGTGGACGCGGCGGTCATGCTGATCGACGCCGCCAAGGGCCTCGAACCGCAGACGCTGAAGCTGTTCCAGGTGTGCCGCCATCGTGGGATCCCGGTCATCACCGTCATCAACAAATGGGACCGGCCGGGCCGGGCCCCGCTGGAACTGCTCGACGAGATCGAAGAACGGATCGGGCTCACCCCGACCCCACTGTTCCTCCCGGTCGGCATCGCGGGAGATTTCCGGGGCCTGCTGCGCCGCGGGCCCGACGGTGCGGCCGCCGAGTACATCCACTTCACCCGGACCGCCGGCGGCGCCACCATCGCGCCGGAGGAGTCCTTGACTCCCGCATCCGCCGAAGTCCGCGAGGGCGAGCCGTGGACCACCGCCGCCGAAGAGAGCGAACTGCTCTCGGCGACCGGGCAGGACCACGACCAAGAACTCTTCCTCGCCGGGCAGACCTCCCCGGTGATCTATGCCTCGGCCATGCTGAACTTCGGCGTCCGGCAGATCCTGGAAACGCTGGTAGCGCTGGCGCCCGCGCCCGGCTCGCGCGACGCCGTCGACGGCACGCCACGCGCGCCGAAGGATCCGTTCAGCGCGGTGGTGTTCAAGGTGCAGGCGGGTATGGACACCGCCCATCGCGACCGGCTGGCGTTCATGCGGATCGTATCCGGCGAGTTCGAGCGCGGCATGGTGGTCACCCACGCCCAGACGGGCCGTCCGTTCGCGACCAAATACGCGCTGACGGTGTTCGGCCGGGAACGGTCCACCGTGGACACCGCCTATCCCGGAGATGTCGTGGGCCTGGTCAACGCGACCGCCCTCGCACCCGGCCACACGCTGTTCGTGGACAAGAAGGTCGAGTTCCCGCCGATCCCGTCCTTCGCACCCGAACATTTCGCGGCGCTGCGGGCACAGAGCGCGGGTAAGTACAAGCAGTTCCGCAAGGCCATCGACCAGCTCGATTCCGAGGGCGTGGTGCAGGTGCTGCGCAACGACTCCCGAGGTGACGCGTCGCCGGTGCTCGCGGCCGTCGGCCCGATGCAGTTCGAAGTGGTGACCGCGCGGATGCAGGGTGAATTCGGGGTCGAGACCCAGCTGGATAACCTCGCCTACACGATCGCCCGGCGCACCGACGCGGCCTCGGCGCCCGAATTGGACCGCCAGCGCGGCGTGGAGGTGTTCACCCGCAGCGACGGCGCGATCCTGGCCGTGTTCAGCGATAAATGGCGGCTGCAGTACATCCAGAAGGAGATGCCGGATCTCACGCTGGAACCGTTGGTGGCCGCGGCCGACTGA
- a CDS encoding nuclear transport factor 2 family protein: MRPGEQPPRNAGAPDDVLEIHRLKFRYVRTLDTKLWDEFAETMIPEATATYSEYLQFESREAFLTFLRNTLGPHVITEHRCDHPEIDVNGDRATGIWYLSDTTLIPENNMLLRGSAFYNDEYVRCDDGRWRIAHTGYERTYEVVLSLSDLPSLRLTANRWGLIQQSTGVEEVERNPSGYPRAGERRDNGEFDADREYPGPEERAAG; this comes from the coding sequence ATGCGGCCCGGCGAACAGCCCCCGCGCAACGCCGGGGCGCCCGACGATGTGCTCGAGATCCATCGCCTCAAATTCCGGTACGTGCGCACGCTCGACACGAAACTCTGGGACGAATTCGCCGAGACGATGATCCCGGAGGCGACAGCCACCTATAGCGAATATCTGCAGTTCGAATCCAGGGAAGCATTCCTGACATTTCTTCGCAATACACTCGGTCCGCATGTGATCACCGAACATCGCTGCGATCATCCGGAGATCGATGTGAACGGCGACCGGGCAACGGGAATCTGGTATCTGTCCGATACCACGCTGATCCCGGAGAACAATATGTTGTTGCGCGGCTCCGCCTTCTACAACGACGAATACGTGCGTTGCGACGACGGGCGCTGGCGGATCGCGCACACCGGTTACGAACGCACCTACGAAGTGGTGCTCTCCCTCAGCGATCTGCCGAGTCTGCGACTGACCGCCAACCGCTGGGGCCTGATCCAGCAGTCCACCGGGGTCGAGGAAGTCGAACGGAACCCGAGCGGCTACCCGCGCGCCGGGGAACGCCGGGACAACGGTGAATTCGACGCGGACCGCGAATATCCGGGTCCGGAGGAGCGGGCGGCCGGATAG